A window of Thermococcus aggregans contains these coding sequences:
- a CDS encoding 50S ribosomal protein L2, producing the protein MGKSLIQQRRGKGTTTFRAPSHRYRGAVKYIPLNFTQKKTIAGKVIEILHDPGRTAPVAKVKFENGLEKLILAPEGLLVGQEIYIGPEAPVAVGNTLPLANIPEGTYVYNIEGSPGDGGKYVRAGGSYALVVSKEKNRVIVQLPSGELKAFHPMCRATIGVVAGGGRLEKPIVKAGKAYYIMKARNRFWPKPRGVKMNAVNHPHGGKEHHIGKPSTVSRRAPPGRKVGHIAARRTGRRK; encoded by the coding sequence ATGGGTAAGAGTTTAATCCAACAGAGGAGAGGAAAAGGGACAACAACCTTCAGGGCACCGTCTCACAGATATAGGGGAGCGGTTAAATACATTCCTCTAAACTTCACTCAAAAAAAGACCATCGCCGGTAAGGTAATTGAGATACTTCACGACCCAGGAAGGACTGCACCAGTTGCTAAGGTTAAGTTTGAAAACGGTCTTGAGAAGCTCATCCTTGCTCCAGAAGGTCTGTTGGTTGGTCAGGAAATTTATATTGGCCCCGAAGCTCCAGTAGCAGTTGGAAACACACTTCCACTTGCAAACATCCCAGAGGGTACATACGTTTACAATATCGAAGGTTCTCCGGGTGATGGTGGAAAGTACGTGAGGGCTGGAGGAAGCTATGCTCTAGTTGTTTCAAAAGAGAAAAACAGAGTAATTGTTCAGTTACCAAGTGGTGAGCTTAAGGCGTTCCACCCAATGTGCAGAGCAACAATTGGTGTGGTTGCTGGTGGAGGAAGACTTGAAAAGCCAATAGTCAAGGCAGGTAAGGCATACTACATAATGAAGGCAAGAAACAGGTTCTGGCCCAAGCCAAGAGGTGTGAAGATGAACGCAGTTAACCACCCACACGGTGGTAAAGAGCACCACATTGGTAAGCCAAGTACAGTCTCAAGGAGAGCTCCACCTGGAAGAAAAGTTGGTCATATAGCTGCGAGAAGGACTGGAAGGAGAAAGTGA
- the rpl4p gene encoding 50S ribosomal protein L4 encodes MKVKVFSLDGEPIEEIELPKVFQTPFRPDLIRRAVIASWTHRIQPQGRDPLAGKRRVTENIGKGHGMARVERIKTSPRFAAFVPFARGGRRTHPPKVEKIIWEDINKKERRLALMSAIAATANYDLVKARGHIIDNIPQVPLVVEDELEKVYKTAKTREIFKKLGVWDDIERAKKNTKVRAGKGKMRGRRYKKAKGPLIVVAKNEGIVQGARNHPGVDVVLVDNLGVELLAPGAHPGRLTIWTKGAIERLREIYG; translated from the coding sequence ATGAAAGTTAAGGTATTTTCACTCGATGGCGAGCCAATTGAAGAAATTGAACTCCCAAAAGTATTCCAAACACCTTTCAGACCAGATCTCATTAGAAGGGCTGTCATCGCCTCATGGACACACCGCATACAACCCCAAGGGAGAGATCCCTTGGCAGGTAAGAGGAGAGTTACTGAGAACATTGGAAAAGGTCACGGCATGGCAAGAGTTGAAAGAATAAAGACTTCCCCAAGGTTTGCAGCGTTCGTTCCCTTCGCCAGAGGTGGAAGAAGAACACACCCACCAAAGGTTGAGAAGATAATATGGGAAGACATAAACAAGAAGGAAAGAAGGCTTGCACTAATGAGCGCTATAGCTGCCACTGCAAACTATGATTTGGTTAAAGCAAGGGGCCACATAATTGATAACATACCTCAGGTTCCTCTTGTGGTGGAGGACGAATTGGAGAAGGTCTACAAGACAGCAAAGACAAGAGAAATCTTCAAGAAGCTCGGTGTTTGGGACGATATCGAGAGGGCAAAGAAGAACACCAAAGTAAGAGCTGGAAAGGGTAAGATGAGGGGCAGGAGATACAAGAAAGCAAAAGGCCCACTTATCGTAGTTGCCAAAAATGAGGGAATAGTTCAGGGTGCAAGGAACCACCCAGGTGTTGACGTTGTTTTAGTGGACAACTTGGGTGTAGAGCTTTTAGCTCCAGGTGCACACCCCGGAAGACTTACGATATGGACAAAGGGAGCAATAGAGAGATTAAGGGAAATTTATGGGTGA
- the rplV gene encoding 50S ribosomal protein L22, with translation MGMARFSYSFQNFDPERMARASGRDLRISPKFSVEVCREIKGMMLNDAIKFLDDVIAKRRPVPLRRFNDSQGHKRGKGFGPGRYPVKVAKEIKKILLNAKNNAEQKGLDPDRLKIIHAAAHRGPVLRGYIPRAFGRATPFNEQTTHIEIVVEEIRR, from the coding sequence TTGGGAATGGCAAGGTTTTCCTACTCTTTCCAAAATTTTGACCCAGAGAGAATGGCAAGGGCAAGTGGGAGAGACTTGAGAATATCTCCAAAGTTTTCGGTAGAAGTCTGCAGGGAAATTAAGGGAATGATGCTCAACGATGCTATAAAGTTCCTTGATGATGTAATAGCCAAGAGAAGGCCTGTGCCCCTTAGGAGATTCAACGACTCTCAAGGACACAAGAGAGGAAAAGGCTTCGGTCCAGGAAGGTATCCGGTAAAAGTTGCCAAAGAAATCAAAAAGATACTCCTCAATGCCAAGAACAACGCAGAACAGAAGGGTCTTGACCCAGATAGATTGAAGATAATACACGCTGCAGCTCACAGAGGTCCAGTGCTTAGGGGATACATTCCAAGGGCTTTTGGAAGAGCTACCCCATTCAACGAGCAGACAACACACATCGAGATAGTTGTTGAGGAAATTAGGAGGTGA
- the rpmC gene encoding 50S ribosomal protein L29, which translates to MKPSEIREMSLEEIEAKIRELRLELAKERGMLTMGTSLENPMVIRNLKRDIARLLTIRNEKLRSKR; encoded by the coding sequence ATGAAACCAAGCGAGATTAGAGAGATGAGCTTGGAAGAGATTGAGGCCAAGATTAGAGAGTTAAGGCTTGAGCTTGCAAAAGAAAGAGGAATGCTCACAATGGGTACTTCCCTAGAGAACCCGATGGTTATCAGGAACCTTAAAAGGGATATTGCCCGTCTCTTAACAATAAGAAATGAAAAGTTGAGGAGTAAAAGGTGA
- a CDS encoding putative RNA uridine N3 methyltransferase, whose amino-acid sequence MAWHIFIPDSLLEETSDPKIRTYKVGQIGRAAAIFGVEHIWIYKAGGKDGKFIKFVLEYMETPQYLRKALIPLRKELKHVGVLPPLRTPHHKLKGKPKIGEIREGIVIRKGRRLYADIGLDELAIVEGSGEGRMTFKIVSLKPLKVVPSEPEEYWGYRVHLTRKSLAKTLKKANLNLAIATSRKGEDVRKVNLPPLEGEVGFVFGSPRKGIMEILRDFNEDYPFDLILNTIPNQKTKTVRTEEAVLATLAIFNFIRRD is encoded by the coding sequence ATGGCGTGGCATATATTCATTCCAGATTCACTCCTTGAAGAGACATCCGATCCAAAAATACGGACTTATAAAGTCGGACAAATTGGCAGAGCTGCAGCGATCTTCGGTGTTGAGCACATATGGATTTACAAAGCAGGCGGAAAAGACGGGAAATTCATTAAATTTGTGTTGGAATACATGGAAACCCCGCAGTATCTGAGAAAGGCCTTGATACCCCTTAGGAAGGAACTCAAACACGTGGGTGTCTTACCACCCCTAAGAACCCCCCACCACAAGCTCAAGGGGAAACCCAAGATTGGCGAAATCAGAGAGGGCATTGTAATCAGAAAGGGCAGAAGGCTGTACGCAGACATTGGCCTTGACGAGCTCGCCATTGTAGAGGGAAGTGGAGAAGGGAGAATGACGTTCAAAATAGTGTCCTTGAAGCCACTAAAGGTAGTGCCCTCAGAACCAGAGGAATATTGGGGATACCGGGTACATCTTACCAGAAAGTCATTAGCAAAAACACTTAAAAAGGCAAACCTCAACCTTGCAATCGCGACCTCCCGAAAGGGTGAGGATGTGAGAAAAGTGAACCTTCCCCCTCTGGAGGGGGAAGTGGGATTCGTGTTTGGATCCCCCCGAAAGGGGATAATGGAAATCCTGAGAGACTTTAATGAGGATTATCCCTTTGATCTAATCCTCAATACGATTCCAAATCAAAAGACAAAGACCGTTAGAACGGAGGAAGCCGTGTTGGCGACATTGGCGATATTTAATTTCATAAGGAGGGATTGA
- a CDS encoding 50S ribosomal protein L3 — MGKISKPRRGSLAYSPRKRAKSIVPRIRKWPQEQEVRMLGFAGYKAGMTHILMIDDTPGLTKGKEIFMPVTIVEAPPLIVYGVRAYRQGYLGLETATEVMVPDFKLENYPSKKAKNVTFYQLLERRIKTLPKDYNEETFQQKLGELEDLVKSGEIVEVRALVATQPWLARIKKKPEVMEYAVGGTSVEEKFAYIKEKLGKELRVSEVLKEGELLDVIAVTKGKGTQGPVKRWGIKIQFHKAQRAGKGRHVGNLGPWHPARVMWTVPQAGQMGFHHRTEFNKRLLRIGENGKLKLDGEEIEITPKGGFPHYGVVRNDFLMIAGSIPGAIKRIIRVRPAIRPPAKRPPVEAPQITYVSRESKQ; from the coding sequence ATGGGAAAAATTAGCAAACCAAGAAGAGGTTCATTGGCGTATTCCCCAAGAAAAAGAGCCAAGAGCATAGTTCCGAGAATTAGAAAGTGGCCACAAGAACAAGAAGTTAGAATGCTCGGGTTTGCGGGATACAAAGCAGGAATGACCCACATACTTATGATAGACGATACTCCAGGGCTTACAAAAGGCAAAGAAATATTCATGCCAGTGACAATAGTTGAAGCCCCACCCTTGATAGTCTATGGAGTCAGGGCTTACAGGCAGGGTTACCTTGGACTCGAAACTGCAACCGAGGTTATGGTTCCAGACTTCAAGCTTGAAAATTACCCATCAAAGAAAGCAAAGAACGTTACATTCTACCAACTCCTTGAGAGAAGAATCAAAACCCTTCCAAAGGACTACAATGAGGAAACATTCCAGCAAAAGCTTGGAGAGCTTGAAGACCTCGTTAAGTCTGGGGAAATCGTTGAAGTTAGAGCCCTTGTAGCAACCCAACCATGGCTCGCAAGAATAAAGAAGAAGCCCGAGGTCATGGAGTACGCTGTCGGTGGAACAAGCGTTGAAGAGAAATTCGCTTACATCAAGGAGAAGCTTGGAAAAGAGCTTAGGGTAAGTGAAGTTCTCAAGGAAGGAGAGCTTCTTGACGTTATAGCAGTCACAAAGGGTAAGGGTACCCAAGGTCCAGTTAAGAGATGGGGTATCAAGATTCAGTTCCACAAGGCTCAGAGAGCTGGAAAGGGAAGACACGTTGGTAACCTTGGTCCATGGCACCCTGCGAGAGTTATGTGGACTGTTCCACAGGCTGGACAAATGGGCTTCCACCACAGGACTGAATTCAACAAGAGGCTCTTAAGAATAGGAGAAAATGGAAAATTGAAGCTCGATGGAGAAGAGATCGAGATTACTCCAAAGGGAGGATTCCCACACTACGGAGTAGTCAGAAACGACTTCCTAATGATTGCTGGAAGCATTCCTGGTGCTATAAAGAGAATAATCAGAGTAAGACCAGCAATAAGACCTCCAGCAAAGAGACCTCCTGTTGAGGCTCCACAAATCACATACGTTAGTAGAGAATCAAAACAATGA
- a CDS encoding 50S ribosomal protein L23 — MDPYKVIIRPVVTEKAISMVERENKLTFIVDRRATKQDIKRAVEEIYNVKVEKVNTLITMKGEKKAYVKLKPEYSASEVAARIGLF, encoded by the coding sequence ATGGATCCATATAAGGTTATTATAAGGCCTGTAGTTACAGAAAAGGCAATATCCATGGTTGAGAGAGAAAACAAGCTTACCTTCATAGTTGATAGGAGAGCCACAAAGCAGGACATAAAGAGAGCTGTCGAGGAAATATACAACGTCAAGGTCGAGAAAGTTAACACACTTATAACAATGAAGGGTGAAAAGAAAGCTTATGTGAAGTTGAAGCCCGAATACAGCGCAAGTGAGGTTGCTGCTAGAATAGGATTGTTCTGA
- a CDS encoding 30S ribosomal protein S3 yields MAIERYFIKEGIKEMLIDEYLEKELRRAGYGGLDIKKTPLGTKVIIFAERPGFVIGRGGRKIRELTRILERQFGLENPQIEVEEIKNPYFNAKVQATRLAQALERGVHFRRAAYAAIRAIMNNGARGVEIRISGKLTGERAKSVRFYQGYIAKVGNPAETLVSRGYAQALLKLGVIGVKVSIMPPDARLPDEIEIIEKPVEEEVSEQ; encoded by the coding sequence ATGGCAATCGAGAGATATTTCATAAAAGAAGGTATCAAAGAGATGCTCATCGACGAATATCTTGAAAAAGAACTTAGAAGAGCGGGTTATGGTGGACTTGACATCAAAAAGACCCCTCTTGGAACAAAGGTAATTATCTTTGCCGAGAGACCAGGTTTCGTTATTGGAAGGGGCGGAAGGAAAATAAGGGAACTGACAAGAATACTGGAGAGACAATTTGGCTTGGAAAACCCCCAGATAGAAGTTGAAGAAATTAAGAACCCCTACTTTAACGCTAAGGTTCAAGCAACAAGACTTGCTCAGGCGTTGGAGAGAGGAGTTCACTTTAGAAGAGCCGCATACGCTGCAATAAGAGCAATTATGAACAACGGTGCGAGAGGAGTTGAGATCAGAATAAGCGGTAAGCTCACAGGAGAAAGAGCTAAAAGTGTTAGATTCTACCAAGGATATATTGCAAAAGTTGGAAACCCTGCTGAAACTTTAGTCTCAAGGGGCTATGCACAAGCACTGCTCAAACTTGGTGTCATTGGAGTTAAGGTCTCAATTATGCCACCAGATGCAAGACTTCCAGATGAGATTGAAATTATAGAAAAACCAGTTGAAGAAGAGGTGAGCGAACAATGA
- a CDS encoding 30S ribosomal protein S19 codes for MAKKEFRYRGYTLEELMNMSLEDLAKLLPARQRRSLKRGLTPEQKKLLRKIRLAKRGKYKKPIRTHSRDMIVLPEMVGMTIYVHNGKEFVPIEIKEEMIGHYLGEFALTRKRVQHGSPGVGATRSSMFVAIK; via the coding sequence ATGGCAAAAAAAGAATTTAGATATCGCGGTTACACTCTTGAGGAACTCATGAACATGTCTCTTGAAGATTTGGCTAAGCTTCTCCCTGCAAGGCAAAGGAGGAGCCTCAAACGTGGTTTAACACCCGAACAGAAGAAGCTTCTTAGAAAGATCAGGCTAGCTAAGAGAGGCAAATACAAGAAGCCCATAAGAACTCACAGCAGGGATATGATTGTCCTTCCAGAAATGGTTGGAATGACAATCTACGTCCACAACGGTAAGGAGTTTGTCCCAATAGAAATTAAAGAAGAAATGATTGGTCACTACCTTGGAGAGTTCGCCTTAACAAGAAAGAGGGTCCAACACGGATCACCTGGTGTTGGTGCTACAAGGTCATCAATGTTCGTTGCAATCAAGTGA